The following are from one region of the Dethiosulfovibrio faecalis genome:
- the yfcE gene encoding phosphodiesterase, producing MAKIGIISDTHGDLHSWQKASSLWGDVELVLHCGDILTHPETLASRHLAEEMNLSQVPVMISRGNCDRDCDQDFLVWPISSPYLSLFWRGRFILAGHGHRFSGLIDLSRRCRPALVVTGHTHVASLVREDGVVYLNPGSASAPRRRDPASFAIVSEDDIEIVTLEGLQLHRERW from the coding sequence ATGGCCAAGATAGGCATAATATCGGATACCCACGGTGACCTTCACTCTTGGCAGAAAGCCTCGTCTCTGTGGGGAGATGTGGAGTTGGTGCTGCATTGCGGCGATATCCTGACCCATCCCGAGACCTTGGCCAGTCGCCATCTCGCAGAGGAGATGAACCTTTCGCAGGTTCCCGTCATGATCTCTCGTGGAAACTGCGACAGGGATTGCGATCAGGATTTTCTGGTGTGGCCGATCTCGTCTCCTTACCTGTCGCTGTTTTGGAGGGGGCGATTCATCCTCGCGGGACACGGACATCGATTTTCCGGGCTGATAGATCTCTCCAGGAGATGTCGGCCCGCTCTGGTGGTGACGGGACATACCCACGTTGCCTCTCTGGTCAGAGAGGACGGTGTGGTTTACCTCAACCCCGGATCGGCTAGCGCCCCGAGAAGAAGGGATCCTGCAAGTTTTGCGATCGTGAGCGAGGACGATATAGAGATCGTCACGCTGGAGGGTTTACAGCTGCACAGGGAAAGATGGTAA
- a CDS encoding chemotaxis protein CheW, whose amino-acid sequence MSPTQERQKINEADMYAEGMNKGEEKIILVFGLNEENFGLDVQDIREIVRVPPIITRVPNAPPHIKGVINLRGTIVPVLDISMRIGGGSNEETSESRIIVVEYSDVLFGILVDDVKEVNTIYESQIEQVSDLDSAVDQEFMRGVAKMEDGRLIVLLDLPALFQIEGLVEDEGRG is encoded by the coding sequence ATGAGCCCAACTCAGGAGAGACAGAAGATCAACGAAGCGGATATGTACGCAGAGGGTATGAATAAAGGGGAAGAAAAGATAATCCTGGTTTTCGGATTGAACGAGGAGAACTTCGGTCTTGACGTCCAGGATATCAGAGAGATAGTCAGGGTCCCTCCCATCATCACCAGAGTCCCTAACGCGCCGCCTCACATCAAGGGAGTCATCAACCTCAGAGGGACCATCGTGCCGGTTTTGGATATATCCATGCGTATCGGCGGAGGCTCCAACGAGGAAACATCCGAGTCCAGGATAATAGTGGTGGAATATTCGGACGTTCTGTTCGGCATATTGGTCGACGACGTCAAAGAGGTCAACACGATATATGAGTCCCAGATCGAGCAGGTTTCCGATCTCGACTCCGCCGTGGATCAGGAGTTTATGAGGGGTGTAGCAAAAATGGAGGACGGTCGTCTGATAGTTCTCCTGGATCTTCCCGCTCTTTTTCAGATAGAGGGCCTTGTAGAG